One part of the Lytechinus pictus isolate F3 Inbred chromosome 3, Lp3.0, whole genome shotgun sequence genome encodes these proteins:
- the LOC129257466 gene encoding NK-tumor recognition protein-like, producing the protein MATPSSHRPRCFFDVSLGGIGGGRIIFELFSDICPITSENFRALCTGEKGMGKTTNKPLHYQGSSFHRIVKDFMIQGGDFSAGTGTGGESIYGGTFADENFELKHDRPHLLSMANRGKDTNGSQFFLTTKPAPHLDGIHVVFGSVLQGQDVVSQVENTRTDAKNRPLTDIRITNCGELVLKVKPKESKKKKQAASEGSDSDPSEDSSDNESSTTTTDSSETDSEEERRKRKKYRRKLREAKRRKKEKKKKKKAKKMKKEDEVVWETKEVKSELSHVTINPEEIPEIPTNRFLMRGMPEKEKEESNQQLQHQRSVDAFGRKIKGRGQVRYRMGNPPHWRAENRNKREIGQGDSPARWEMGGALREAKAKKRKERAREDDYKGKDRYRRHERDHDIDSEVEEGEVVSQDSWESKKKKHKSKKHKSHKKHDSKKKDRHKKKSSSSSRHRTSSKHHSYSEEEEEEGDYPEQRSYSRSPDSRSRSRSRTPDSRDRSRSRTRSSSRGRSRSRSRSSSRGRRRSRRTRSRSRSRGRSRSSSRNRSRGRRRSRSRSRDRGRGRKEREGHNESSHSFLESRFSKSSRAYSDKSESPLITSAVTIEKFKFSTRKNDSSSENDSPPPTHWKPGQKPLNTRPSFTSLGIMSQARKQIEQSGRGSKLVKRVSPPPQLYKKSPSPPPTTLPSKSPRSAKDGRSSGSASEKRLSDRPKPKEPPTNPILSRKHSLSPLHGSKDAVIERSPSGSSSPSRKDVASSSPSSSSSSDSEEDEKMSPEREEQRKKTSKPPVKETFKWNPPLEDDEASPVIDSEDDKEPQGFRKKRKGEAVDAGKKQERTNDEKVAEGEGSLNERLDILSSHNQKIKQFVTKDEEEEKEKTDKDLEPEVAKQPDQPGSVTLEIQSPSSSSSSSGSGSSSGSSDSEEDVNEDKKGGVKENGDVVSMDAQQEQSGEADDKMEEEKGQTVFPNQQVKMTWKSKKHPDKLTNKMPSPVLADHKKSISPRPRNPSINTEVQQDTGIPKSPENIPLTLPSNPVTPPINPLTPPTSIPAEPSKAPSPTVKSSTASNITQTQPIKRQTPSSTKRIPKRNGEHRRYSRSRSSSSSSRSSRGSRSGHSRSHSRSRSRSRSSSRSRSGSIEDSRSRRKRSRSYSRENARHRSPKRRYRRYSSSSYSSYSSRSRSRDRSRRSRSPYRNTSYSRSRDRHRRRSRSRSVTRSHSRSSSGSRSRSRSRSRSPSHRHSRGRHSRSRSRGRRSRDSSRHQPSKRIRSRSRSPRRRYSRSRSPVKRRYKSRSRSRSFDDRVYGRRRRSHSRSYSSR; encoded by the exons ATGAGAATTTTGAGTTGAAGCACGACCGCCCCCATTTGTTGTCGATGGCCAATCGAGGAAAGGATACCAATGGTTCTCAGTTCTTCTT AACAACCAAGCCAGCTCCTCATTTAGATGG taTCCATGTTGTGTTTGGGTCAGTGTTGCAAGGTCAAGATGTTGTTAGCCAGGTAGAGAACACAAGGACTGATGCTAAGAACAGACCACTGACTGATATCAGGATCACAAACTGCGGAGAACTTGTGCTAAAAGTCAAACCAAAAG AATCTAAAAAGAAGAAGCAAGCAGCGAGTGAGGGATCTGATTCAGATCCTTCTGAGGATTCGTCAGACAATGAGAGCTCTACCACAACCACTGACTCCTCAGAGACGGACAGCGAGGAAGAAcgaaggaagagaaagaagtaTCGAAGGAAGCTCAGGGAAGCCAAAcgcaggaagaaagaaaagaaaaagaaaaagaaagcaaagaaaatgaagaa GGAAGATGAAGTTGTGTGGGAGACTAAGGAAGTCAAGAGTGAGCTTTCTCATGTCACGATCAACCCTGAGGAGATCCCAGAGATTCCAACTAATAGGTTTCTCATGCGGGGTATgccagagaaagaaaaaga AGAGAGTAACCAGCAGCTTCAGCACCAGCGATCAGTTGATGCCTTTGGACGTAAGATTAAAGGGAGAGGTCAAGTG CGATATCGAATGGGTAATCCTCCCCACTGGCGAGCAGAGAACCGTAACAAACGAGAGATTGGTCAGGGGGATTCCCCCGCCCGTTGGGAGATGGGCGGGGCACTGAGGGAGGCCAAAGCCAA aaagagaaaggagaggGCGAGAGAGGATGATTACAAAGGAAAAGATAGATACAGAAGACACGAGAGAGACCATGATATTGACTCTGAGGTGGAGGAAGGAGAGGTGGTGTCACAAGATTCCTGGGAAtctaagaagaaaaaacataaatcaaAGAAGCACAA GTCTCACAAGAAGCATGACagtaagaagaaagacagacataAGAAgaaatcatcatcgtcatccagACATCGTACTTCAAGCAAACATCATTCTTACtcagaagaagaggaggaggaaggggatTATCCAGAACAACGTTCATACTCGCGTTCACCCGACAGCCGTTCTCGCTCAAGGTCTCGCACCCCAGACTCGCGGGACAGAAGCCGGAGTAGGACTAGAAGCAGCAGTAGGGGAAGAAGCCGAAGCAGGAGTCGGAGCAGCAGTAGGGGCAGAAGACGTAGCAGAAGAACTCGCAGTAGAAGCCGGAGCAGAGGTCGGAGCAGAAGTTCGAGTAGAAATCGCAGTAGAGGCAGAAGGAGAAGCAGGAGTAGAAGTAGGGATCGAGGCAGAGGTAGGAAGGAGCGAGAGGGCCACAATGAGTCTTCACATTCTTTCTTGGAATCAAGATTCTCGAAATCATCCCGAGCTTACTCAGACAAGTCAGAAAGTCCGCTCATTACCAGTGCTGTTACGATCGAAAAATTCAAGTTCAG TACACGAAAGAATGACTCATCATCTGAGAATGATAGCCCGCCACCGACGCACTGGAAGCCTGGTCAGAAACCCCTGAACACGCGGCCGTCATTTACAAGCCTAGGTATCATGAG CCAAGCACGTAAACAAATAGAGCAGTCCGGGAGGGGTAGTAAACTAGTGAAGAGGGTATCACCTCCACCCCAGCTCTACAAGAAATCACCTTCACCACCACCAACCACTCTACCATCCAAGAGTCCAAG ATCTGCAAAAGATGGTCGTTCCTCTGGGAGTGCTAGTGAGAAAAGACTTAGCGATCGTCCCAAGCCCAAAGAACCACCCACCAACCCAATACTCTCCAGGAAACATTCCCTAAGTCCTCTTCATGGAAGTAAAGATGCTGTCATCGAGAGATCCCCATCTGGAAGTTCTTCTCCCAGTAGGAAAGATGTAGCAtcttcttcaccatcatcatcatcaagttcTGACTCGGAAGAGGATGAAAAGATGTCTCCAGAGAGAGAAGAGCAGAGAAAGAAAACCTCTAAACCTCCTGTCAAGGAGACTTTCAAGTGGAACCCACCTCTGGAAGATGATGAAGCTAGTCCTGTGATAGACAGCGAAGATGACAAAGAGCCACAGGGATTCCGCAAGAAGAGGAAAGGCGAGGCTGTGGATGCAGGCAAGAAGCAGGAGAGGACAAATGATGAAAAGGTCGCAGAGGGCGAAGGATCATTGAATGAGAGGCTGGATATCCTGTCATCTCATAATCAAAAGATCAAGCAGTTTGTTACcaaggatgaggaggaggagaaagagaaaacagaTAAAGACTTGGAACCGGAGGTGGCCAAACAGCCAGATCAACCAGGCAGTGTTACTTTAGAGATCCAGTCTCCTAGCTCCTCTAGTTCCAGCAGTGGCTCTGGTAGCAGTTCTGGTAGTAGTGATTCAGAAGAAGATGTGAACGAAGATAAGAAAGGTGGTGTGAAAGAGAATGGTGATGTGGTAAGCATGGATGCACAGCAGGAGCAGTCTGGTGAGGCGGATGATAaaatggaagaagaaaaaggacaaACAGTATTCCCAAACCAACAAGTTAAGATGACTTGGAAGAGTAAGAAACACCCTGACAAACTAACTAACAAGATGCCAAGCCCTGTCCTTGCAGATCACAAGAAGTCTATATCACCAAGACCTAGAAACCCGTCCATCAACACAGAAGTCCAGCAGGACACTGGCATCCCGAAAAGCCCAGAAAACATCCCCCTAACTCTGCCAAGTAACCCTGTGACCCCACCCATCAACCCTCTGACTCCGCCTACCAGCATCCCAGCAGAGCCAAGCAAAGCCCCCAGCCCAACCGTCAAATCAAGTACAGCATCCAACATCACCCAGACTCAGCCCATCAAACGCCAGACTCCCTCCAGCACCAAGCGTATCCCGAAACGAAATGGTGAGCATAGGAGGTACAGCAGAAGTAGAAGCAGCAGTTCCAGTAGTAGAAGCAGCAGGGGATCAAGATCGGGACATTCAAGGTCACATTCAAGATCAAGGAGTAGATCACGTTCTAGCAGCAGAAGCAGGAGTGGAAGCATTGAAGACAGTAGATCCAGACGGAAACGATCAAGGTCTTATTCTAGAGAGAATGCAAGGCACAGGTCACCGAAACGACG GTATCGTCGCTATTCCTCTTCTTCGTATTCATCATACTCCAGTAGGTCCAGGTCGCGTGATCGCAGTCGTCGCTCTCGAAGTCCTTATCGAAACACATCCTACAGCCGAAGCAGAGATAGACACAGGAGACGAAG TCGCAGCAGATCTGTCACAAGGTCACATTCAAGATCATCTTCAGGTTCAAGGTCACGCTCAAGGTCGCGTTCAAGGTCACCCTCTCATAGGCATTCTAGAGGACGACATTCCCGGTCAAGGAGCAGAGGAAGAAG GTCAAGAGATAGCAGCAGACACCAACCTTCTAAACGTATCAGAAGTCGTTCCCGTAGTCCACGCCGGAGGTACAGCAGGAGTCGAAGTCCTGTCAAGCGAAGATACAAGTCTCGTTCACGATCACGGTCCTTCGATGACCGGGTTTACGGAAGGCGTCGCAGGTCACATAGTAGATCGTACAGTAGCCGCTAA
- the LOC129257465 gene encoding translin-like, with protein MDEEINKTFEAFNSHLVKEQDKREEIRNVVRELEQTGREIMTVLNAIHQGSGIKEVSQICKRSRELFQTVKSKIEQLAALFPADEYYRFHDHWRFCIQRLAFSASLIVYLESERLATREEVAEFLGVTVKKSDGFHIDLEDFLHGLLSLGNELSRLAVNSVTAGDYSKPIRIAAFMGELNSGFRLLNLKNDSLRKRFDGLKYDIKKIEEVVYDISIRGLRPTAQDAKEPSMEETPAQGEK; from the exons ATGGATGAAGAAATCAACAAAACCTTTGAAGCCTTCAATTCTCATTTGGTCAAAGAGCAAGATAAGAGAGAG GAGATTCGAAATGTTGTTCGTGAACTGGAGCAAACTGGAAGGGAGATTATGACTGTTCTAAATGCTATCCATCAGGGTAGTGGAATCAAAGAAG tTTCTCAGATTTGCAAGAGAAGTAGGGAGCTGTTTCAAACTGTTAAATCAAAAATAGAACAACTGGCTGCTTTGTTCCCTGCAGATGAATATTACAG GTTCCATGATCATTGGAGATTTTGTATTCAAAGACTTGCCTTCTCAGCTTCTCTCATTGTCTATCTTGAATCAGAGAGATTAGCAACTAGAGAGGAAGTAGCAGAATTTTTGGGAG TTACTGTCAAGAAATCTGATGGATTCCACATCGACTTAGAAGATTTCCTTCATGGCTTGCTATCATTAGGAAATGAGTTG TCCAGACTGGCAGTGAACAGTGTCACAGCAGGGGATTACAGCAAACCCATTCGCATCGCAGCGTTCATGGGAGAGTTGAATTCTGGTTTCAGGCTTCTGAACTTGAAGAATGACTCGCTCCGAAAGCGATTCGATGGACTCAAGTACGACATCAAGAAGATTGAGGAGGTCGTGTATGATATCTCCATCAGGGGTCTGAGACCCACGGCTCAAGATGCGAAGGAACCGTCCATGGAGGAGACACCAGCACAAGGagagaaatga